The following proteins are co-located in the Castanea sativa cultivar Marrone di Chiusa Pesio chromosome 8, ASM4071231v1 genome:
- the LOC142606766 gene encoding putative sodium/metabolite cotransporter BASS4, chloroplastic isoform X2, with the protein MMKPTQSFRPTMLSGYFPRHNPYFLSNKYNGLFHGLVLVSTPTVRTLPLTIIHAIDNSNQGNFDAALISGVVLGFANPTLGCLAHKYSLSKFSTSGIFFISGLKLQGGEFRAVAEAWPAGIFGLASILLLSPFFSSLILQVNLAPREFVTGLAIFSCMPTTLSSGVALTQLVDGNSALALAMTVMSNLLGILTVPFWISKFFADDFGVPIPTRELFWSLILTLLIPLILGKVVRNMLKGLATYIDQNQRFFSILSSILLSLTPWMQVSKSRPLLLMVKPQVFIQAIGMGILVHLTLLGFNIVAIKSMSSGFCGSKSVFSKKENFRALLIVCSQKALLIVVAVVEQLGGALGESGLLVLPCVAAHINQVIIDSLLVNFWLQKDQSYSKKFEA; encoded by the exons ATGATGAAGCCAACACAAAGTTTTAGACCAACTATGTTATCTGGGTACTTTCCTCGACACAACCCATATTTTTTGTCCAACAAATACAATGGTCTTTTCCATGGCTTAGTTCTCGTTTCCACGCCTACTGTAAGGACACTTCCATTGACTATTATACATGCCATTGACAATTCCAATCAG GGAAACTTCGATGCAG CTCTAATCAGTGGAGTAGTTTTGGGATTTGCAAATCCGACTCTTGGCTGTCTTGCACACAAATATTCACTGTCAAAATTTAGTACTTCCGGAATTTTCTTTATCTCAG GGCTGAAGTTACAGGGTGGGGAATTTCGAGCAGTTGCAGAAGCATGGCCTGCTGGAATATTTGGGCTA GCTTCTATTCTGTTGCTTAGTCCCTTCTTCTCCAGTCTGATTTTGCAAGTTAATCTTGCACCTCGGGAGTTTGTAACAG GATTGGCTATTTTTAGTTGTATGCCAACAACATTATCAAGTGGAGTTGCACTGACACAA CTTGTCGATGGGAACtctgctcttgctcttgctatGACTGTGATGTCTAATTTATTAGGCATTTTGACA GTGCCATTTTGGATCTCAAAGTTTTTTGCTGATGATTTTGGTGTACCCATTCCAACAAGGGAGCTGTTTTGGAGTCTTATTTTGACACTGCTCATCCCTTTAATCTTGGGAAAG GTAGTACGGAATATGTTGAAAG GTCTGGCAACATACATTGATCAGAATCAGAGGTTTTTCTCAATCCTAAGTTCAATCCTTCTTAGTCTT ACACCATGGATGCAAGTAAGTAAATCAAGACCCTTGCTTTTAATGGTTAAGCCGCAAGTATTTATCCAGGCCATTGGGATGGGAAT ACTTGTGCATCTCACCTTACTGGGTTTTAACATCGTTGCAATAAAGAGCATGTCATCTGGCTTTTGTGGTAGTAAATCGGTTTTTTCTAAGAAAGAGAATTTCCGTGCTCTCTTAATAGTGTGTAGCCAG AAAGCTCTACTTATCGTTGTCGCTGTAGTGGAGCAGCTCGGTGGTGCACTCGGTGAATCAGGGCTGCTAGTTCTTCCTTGTGTTGCGGCACATATTAACCAG GTCATCATTGATTCATTACTAGTTAACTTTTGGCTTCAGAAGGATCAGTCATACAGCAAAAAATTTGAAGCATGA
- the LOC142606766 gene encoding putative sodium/metabolite cotransporter BASS4, chloroplastic isoform X1, whose translation MMKPTQSFRPTMLSGYFPRHNPYFLSNKYNGLFHGLVLVSTPTVRTLPLTIIHAIDNSNQGNFDAGNHKKVMISANVSNLTKALLNFTMTNFLPIALISGVVLGFANPTLGCLAHKYSLSKFSTSGIFFISGLKLQGGEFRAVAEAWPAGIFGLASILLLSPFFSSLILQVNLAPREFVTGLAIFSCMPTTLSSGVALTQLVDGNSALALAMTVMSNLLGILTVPFWISKFFADDFGVPIPTRELFWSLILTLLIPLILGKVVRNMLKGLATYIDQNQRFFSILSSILLSLTPWMQVSKSRPLLLMVKPQVFIQAIGMGILVHLTLLGFNIVAIKSMSSGFCGSKSVFSKKENFRALLIVCSQKALLIVVAVVEQLGGALGESGLLVLPCVAAHINQVIIDSLLVNFWLQKDQSYSKKFEA comes from the exons ATGATGAAGCCAACACAAAGTTTTAGACCAACTATGTTATCTGGGTACTTTCCTCGACACAACCCATATTTTTTGTCCAACAAATACAATGGTCTTTTCCATGGCTTAGTTCTCGTTTCCACGCCTACTGTAAGGACACTTCCATTGACTATTATACATGCCATTGACAATTCCAATCAG GGAAACTTCGATGCAGGTAATCACAAGAAGGTTATGATATCAGCAAATGTGTCAAACTTGACTAAAGCGTTATTAAATTTCACTATGACTAACTTCCTTCCTATAG CTCTAATCAGTGGAGTAGTTTTGGGATTTGCAAATCCGACTCTTGGCTGTCTTGCACACAAATATTCACTGTCAAAATTTAGTACTTCCGGAATTTTCTTTATCTCAG GGCTGAAGTTACAGGGTGGGGAATTTCGAGCAGTTGCAGAAGCATGGCCTGCTGGAATATTTGGGCTA GCTTCTATTCTGTTGCTTAGTCCCTTCTTCTCCAGTCTGATTTTGCAAGTTAATCTTGCACCTCGGGAGTTTGTAACAG GATTGGCTATTTTTAGTTGTATGCCAACAACATTATCAAGTGGAGTTGCACTGACACAA CTTGTCGATGGGAACtctgctcttgctcttgctatGACTGTGATGTCTAATTTATTAGGCATTTTGACA GTGCCATTTTGGATCTCAAAGTTTTTTGCTGATGATTTTGGTGTACCCATTCCAACAAGGGAGCTGTTTTGGAGTCTTATTTTGACACTGCTCATCCCTTTAATCTTGGGAAAG GTAGTACGGAATATGTTGAAAG GTCTGGCAACATACATTGATCAGAATCAGAGGTTTTTCTCAATCCTAAGTTCAATCCTTCTTAGTCTT ACACCATGGATGCAAGTAAGTAAATCAAGACCCTTGCTTTTAATGGTTAAGCCGCAAGTATTTATCCAGGCCATTGGGATGGGAAT ACTTGTGCATCTCACCTTACTGGGTTTTAACATCGTTGCAATAAAGAGCATGTCATCTGGCTTTTGTGGTAGTAAATCGGTTTTTTCTAAGAAAGAGAATTTCCGTGCTCTCTTAATAGTGTGTAGCCAG AAAGCTCTACTTATCGTTGTCGCTGTAGTGGAGCAGCTCGGTGGTGCACTCGGTGAATCAGGGCTGCTAGTTCTTCCTTGTGTTGCGGCACATATTAACCAG GTCATCATTGATTCATTACTAGTTAACTTTTGGCTTCAGAAGGATCAGTCATACAGCAAAAAATTTGAAGCATGA